Below is a genomic region from Streptomyces ferrugineus.
TCGCTGGCCGTGTTCCTGGCCGCCTGTGGCGGGGACGGGAGGTCCTCGGACTCGGGCGGGACCGGCTCCGGTGAGGGGGGTTTCACGGTCGGACTGCTGTTCAGCCAGAACGTCCAGACTCGCTGGGAGACGTTCGACAAGCCCCTGATCGAGAAGAGGATCAAGGAGCTGTGCGCGGACTGCGGGGTGCGGTACGCCAACGCCGAGGGGGACGTGGCCACCCAGAAGCAACAGGCGGAGGGCCTGATCAACAAGGGCGTGGAGGTCCTGCTCCTCAGCGCCGTGAACTTCAGGTCGCTCAGCTCCTCGGTCGAGAGGGCGCGTGACGCGGGCGTCCCGGCCGTCGCCTACGACGGGCTGGTCGAGGGCCCGATCTCGGGCTACGTCTCCTTCGACAACGAACGGGTCGGCAGGCTTCAGGCCGAGGCGCTCCTCAAGGCCCTCGGAGACAGGGCCGACAGCGGCCGGATCGTCATGATGAACGGTCCTCAGACCTCCCCGACCAACGTCGCCTTCAAGCGGGGCGCGCTGTCCGTGCTGGAGGGCAAGGTCAAGATCGCCAGGACGTACGACGTCCAGGGCTGGAGCCAGGCGAAAGCCCACACCCACATGGAGGGCGCCGTCGCCGCCCTGGGCGCCGACGGCATCGACGGCGTCTACGCCGCCAACGACGGTCTCGCCGCCGGCGTCATCTCCGCCCTCAAGGCCGCCGACATCCAGCCGCTGCCTCCCGTCACCGGCCAGGACGCCGACCTCGCGGCCGTGCAGCGCATCATCAGGGGCGAGCAGCACATGAGCGTCTACAAGCCCTTCAAGGCCGAGGCCGACGCGGCCGCGGAGATGGCCGTCGCCCTGGGCCGCGGCGAGAAACTCGACGCGATCGCCGAGACCACGCTCGACACGGCCACCGCCAAGGACATCCCCGCGGTCCTGCTCGACCCCGTCCCGGTGACCGTGGACAACATCAGGGACACCGTGGTCAAGGACGGCGTGTACACGATCGACCAGATCTGCACCCGGGAGGTCGCGTCCGCCTGCCGGAACGCCGGACTCGCCCATGGGTGAGCCCCCCGGCGACGGCGAGTCAGGACTGGGCGCCGCCGGTCACCGCCACCCGCGCGGTGTGCCTCACGACTCCTCGGCGGCCCGGCCCGGCATGAAGATCAGCGCCACCAGGGCCAGCCCGACCGCGGCGCCGACGATCTGCATGGCGATGAAGCCCGCGACCGAGCCGGGCGCGATGCCCGCGAACGTGTCGGAGAAGGCGCGGCCGATCGTCACCGCCGGGTTGGCGAAGGAGGTGGAGGAGGTGAACCAGTAGGCGGCGCCGATGTAGGAGGCGACGGCCACCGGGGCGAAGCGCAGGCGGTCGGTGCGGGCCAGGCCGAAGATCAGCAGGATCAGGCCGGCGGTCGCCACGATCTCGCCGAGGAGCAGGTTCCCCGCCGAGCGGTCGTGTGTGGACCACTTCACCAACGGCTCGCCGAACATCGCGTCCGCCAGGACGGCACCGGCGATCGCGCCGGCGATCTGCGCCGGGACGTACACGGCCGCCTCACGCAGCGTCACGCCGGCGCCGCCACGCCGGGCGGACCACCACTCGGCGAGCGTGACGGCCGGGTTGAAGTGCGCGCCGGAGACCGGGCCGAGCAGCAGGATCAGGATGCCGAGGCCGAAGACGGTGGCCAGGGAGTTGGCCAGCAGCTGCAGCCCGACGTCGTTCGTCAGCTCGGTGGCCTGGATACCGGAACCGACTACGACCGCCACCAGCAGCGCGGTGCCGACCAGTTCGGCTGCGGCTCGCACGGCGAGGGGCCGGGGTGGCGGGGTGGCGCCGGGCGCGGGCTCGGCGGAGGTGGGCTCGGCGGCCGGTACGGCGGACTCCGCGGGGCTCTCGTGCGTGGTGGTCAACGGGGTTCCTCGGTGGTCGCGGGGACGTGAAAGCGCCGGTCAGGGACAGGCCCGTTTGTTGTCGGCGGCGGTGCGGGCGGACTCGGCCAGGTCGGCGAACCGGCCGGCGATCGAGGCGATGACGTCCGGGCGCAGCTTGTAGTACGTGTACCGGCCGCACGGCTCCGTCTCGACGACCCCGGCCTCGCGCAGCACTCTCAGATGGTTCGAGAGGTTGGTCTGCCGGGCACCAGTCTCCTCCACCAGGTGGGTGGTGCACAGCGTCTCCTGGGCGAGCAGGGTCACGATCTGGAGCCTGAGCGGGTCGGCCAGCACCCGGATCAGGTCAGTGTCGACTGACGTCATCATGGACTGATACTCTCACATCAGTGGTGGCTGACACCACCGGCTGCTGACGTCATGCGTGCCTGATGTCGCCGTACGACACCCGATGCCGTCGTGAGACAAGAGAGACCTCCTGATGTCCGACAAGCCCTCCGTGCTGTTCGTCTGTGTCCACAACGCCGGCCGCTCCCAGATGGCCGCCGCGTGGCTGACCCACCTGGCCGGGGACCGCGTCGAGGTCCGCTCCGCCGGCTCCAACCCCGGTGAGCACGTCAACCCGGCCGCCGTCGAGGCCATGCGCGAGGTCGGCATCGACATCTCCGCCGAGGTGCCGAAGATGCTCACCGTCGACGCGGTCAAGGAATCCGACGTCTGCATCACGATGGGCTGCGGCGACACCTGCCCGGTCTTTCCCGGCAAGCGGTACCTGGACTGGCGGCTGGACGACCCGGCCGGCCAGGGCGTCGAGGCGGTCCGCCCGATCCGCGACGAGATCAGGACGCTGGTCGAGGGCCTGATCGAGGAGATCGCCCCGAAGAAGCCGGAGGCCACGGCCTGAGCGAGATCCGCAACGTCATCGTCATCGGCTCCGGGCCCGCCGGCTACACGGCGGCGCTCTACACCGCGCGCGTCGCTGAAGCCGCTGGCCTTCGAGGGCGCCATCACCGCCGCCCGCACCGGTTGAGCGGTCCGGCCCCGGTCATCGCCTTCCGGCCAGGACGTCAGGAGTCGCGCGGGGTCACCAGGCCGGATTCGTAGGCGAGGACCACCAGGTGGGCGCGGTCCCGGGCGTGGAGTTTGGTCATGGCCCGGTTGACGTGGGTCTTCGCCGTGAGCGGGCTGATCACCATACGGCCGGCGATCTCGTCGTTGGACAGGCCCCGCGCGACCAGGGCGACCGCCTCGCGTTCGCGGTTGGTCAGCTCCTCCAGCGCCTTGTCGAGGCCGGAGTTGAGCGGCTGGGTGACGTAGCGGTTGATGAGCTTGCGGGTGATCGAGGGGGCGAGCAGGGCGTCACCGCGCGCGGCGACGCGGACGGCGTGCAGAAGGTCCTCCGGGAGGATGTCCTTGACGAGGAATCCGGCGGCCCCGGCACGCAGCGCGTCGAAGACGTACTCGTCCATGCCGTAGTTGGTCAGGATGACGACGTGCATCCGCTCCAGGGCCGGGTCCGCGGCGACGCGCCGGGTGACCTCGATGCCGTCCATGACCGGCATCTGGATGTCGACGAGCGCGATGTCGGGCAGGTGCTGCCGGGCCAGCGCCAGGCCCTCCTTGCCGTCGGCGGCCTCGGCCACCACCTCGATGTCGTCCTCGAGGTCGAGGAGCGCGCGGAATCC
It encodes:
- a CDS encoding sugar ABC transporter substrate-binding protein, translated to MRAYRGRRTAVSAAVLSLAVFLAACGGDGRSSDSGGTGSGEGGFTVGLLFSQNVQTRWETFDKPLIEKRIKELCADCGVRYANAEGDVATQKQQAEGLINKGVEVLLLSAVNFRSLSSSVERARDAGVPAVAYDGLVEGPISGYVSFDNERVGRLQAEALLKALGDRADSGRIVMMNGPQTSPTNVAFKRGALSVLEGKVKIARTYDVQGWSQAKAHTHMEGAVAALGADGIDGVYAANDGLAAGVISALKAADIQPLPPVTGQDADLAAVQRIIRGEQHMSVYKPFKAEADAAAEMAVALGRGEKLDAIAETTLDTATAKDIPAVLLDPVPVTVDNIRDTVVKDGVYTIDQICTREVASACRNAGLAHG
- a CDS encoding aquaporin; its protein translation is MTTTHESPAESAVPAAEPTSAEPAPGATPPPRPLAVRAAAELVGTALLVAVVVGSGIQATELTNDVGLQLLANSLATVFGLGILILLLGPVSGAHFNPAVTLAEWWSARRGGAGVTLREAAVYVPAQIAGAIAGAVLADAMFGEPLVKWSTHDRSAGNLLLGEIVATAGLILLIFGLARTDRLRFAPVAVASYIGAAYWFTSSTSFANPAVTIGRAFSDTFAGIAPGSVAGFIAMQIVGAAVGLALVALIFMPGRAAEES
- a CDS encoding ArsR/SmtB family transcription factor, with the translated sequence MMTSVDTDLIRVLADPLRLQIVTLLAQETLCTTHLVEETGARQTNLSNHLRVLREAGVVETEPCGRYTYYKLRPDVIASIAGRFADLAESARTAADNKRACP
- a CDS encoding arsenate reductase ArsC, translated to MSDKPSVLFVCVHNAGRSQMAAAWLTHLAGDRVEVRSAGSNPGEHVNPAAVEAMREVGIDISAEVPKMLTVDAVKESDVCITMGCGDTCPVFPGKRYLDWRLDDPAGQGVEAVRPIRDEIRTLVEGLIEEIAPKKPEATA
- a CDS encoding response regulator gives rise to the protein MIRVLLVDDQPLIRSGFRALLDLEDDIEVVAEAADGKEGLALARQHLPDIALVDIQMPVMDGIEVTRRVAADPALERMHVVILTNYGMDEYVFDALRAGAAGFLVKDILPEDLLHAVRVAARGDALLAPSITRKLINRYVTQPLNSGLDKALEELTNREREAVALVARGLSNDEIAGRMVISPLTAKTHVNRAMTKLHARDRAHLVVLAYESGLVTPRDS